A genomic segment from Tachysurus fulvidraco isolate hzauxx_2018 chromosome 21, HZAU_PFXX_2.0, whole genome shotgun sequence encodes:
- the LOC113647573 gene encoding G2/mitotic-specific cyclin-B3-like isoform X1 — translation MHCPQRRESHCCGSKAQSKGTGSDNQEHVHHIRRSPSSPKGAPKKRSAFVDLTNTKKVQNEACVKDINVSKKTQISKVVIKANDNLKVSKHMFSEEQSKKAEDQMDRVKDFTSSDPGVSSAKEWPAVQNQMVPEESDVDHEQADDCLMSPEYTKDIFVYLRNREEKFVLTDYMHTQPDLNASMRGILIDWMVEVQENFELTHETLYLAVKLTDHYLSITEVMRESLQLIGSTAMLIAAKFEERCPPGVEDFLYICDDAYERQEFLVMERKILQGLNFDINIPVPYTFLRRYAKVAHASMETLTLARYVCELSLMELELVPERASRLASACLLLASITNSLGLWTVALQHHSGYTLRELGPLVRRLYAMLACPADENLRAVENKYSDKVFFEVARIPLVNLETLEAALCP, via the exons ATGCATTGCCCACAGCGGAGGGAATCACATTGCTGTGGGTCTAAAGCTCAGAGTAAAGGGACTGGATCTGATAACCAG gAACATGTTCATCATATCAGAAGAAGTCCATCTTCTCCAAAAGGAGCTCCAAAGAAAAGATCTGCCTTTGTTGACCTTACAAAT ACCAAAAAAGTCCAGAATGAAGCCTGTGTCAAAGACATCAATGTGTCCAAGAAGACACAGATAAGCAAAGTGGTTATAAAAGCTAACGACAACCTAAAAGT GTCTAAACACATGTTCTCTGAGGAACAGAGTAAAAAAGCTGAAGATCAGATGGATCGTGTGAAGGACTTTACATCATCAGACCCTGGTGTGTCTTCTGCTAAGGAGTGGCCTGCAGTCCAAAACCAAATG GTCCCAGAAGAGTCTGATGTTGATCATGAGCAAGCTGACGACTGTTTGATGAGTCCAGAGTACACTAAAGATATTTTTGTCTACCTCAGAAACCGAGAG GAGAAATTTGTCTTGACTGATTACATGCACACTCAACCAGACCTGAACGCAAGTATGAGAGGTATTCTGATCGACTGGATGGTGGAAGTCCAG GAAAACTTTGAGCTGACTCATGAAACTTTGTACCTGGCGGTGAAGCTGACGGATCACTACCTGTCCATCACAGAGGTGATGAGAGAATCGCTTCAGCTCATCGGATCCACGGCGATGCTCATCGCTGCCAAGTTTGAA GAACGCTGTCCTCCGGGGGTTGAAGACTTCCTGTACATTTGTGATGATGCTTATGAGAGACAGGAATTCCTTGTTATGGAAAGGAAAATTCTCCAAGGACTTAACTTTGACATTAACATCCCTGTGCCTTACACGTTCCTCAGGCGTTACGCAAAG GTGGCTCATGCTAGCATGGAGACGCTAACTTTAGCGCGCTATGTGTGTGAACTGAGCCTGATGGAGCTGGAGCTGGTGCCGGAGCGAGCGTCACGTTTAGCCTCCGCCTGCCTCCTCCTCGCCTCCATCACTAACAGCCTGGGACTCTGG ACGGTGGCGCTGCAGCACCACAGCGGTTACACACTGCGTGAACTCGGCCCGCTGGTCAGGAGACTGTACGCCATGCTGGCCTGTCCTGCAGACGAGAACCTCAGAGCCGTGGAGAACAAATACTCTGACAA AGTTTTCTTTGAGGTTGCGAGAATTCCGCTGGTGAACCTGGAGACGTTAGAAGCAGCACTTTGTCCCTGA
- the LOC113647573 gene encoding G2/mitotic-specific cyclin-B3-like isoform X2 codes for MHCPQRRESHCCGSKAQSKGTGSDNQEHVHHIRRSPSSPKGAPKKRSAFVDLTNTKKVQNEACVKDINVSKKTQISKVVIKANDNLKVSKHMFSEEQSKKAEDQMDRVKDFTSSDPGVSSAKEWPAVQNQMVPEESDVDHEQADDCLMSPEYTKDIFVYLRNREEKFVLTDYMHTQPDLNASMRGILIDWMVEVQENFELTHETLYLAVKLTDHYLSITEVMRESLQLIGSTAMLIAAKFEERCPPGVEDFLYICDDAYERQEFLVMERKILQGLNFDINIPVPYTFLRRYAKVAHASMETLTLARYVCELSLMELELVPERASRLASACLLLASITNSLGLWTVALQHHSGYTLRELGPLVRRLYAMLACPADENLRAVENKYSDK; via the exons ATGCATTGCCCACAGCGGAGGGAATCACATTGCTGTGGGTCTAAAGCTCAGAGTAAAGGGACTGGATCTGATAACCAG gAACATGTTCATCATATCAGAAGAAGTCCATCTTCTCCAAAAGGAGCTCCAAAGAAAAGATCTGCCTTTGTTGACCTTACAAAT ACCAAAAAAGTCCAGAATGAAGCCTGTGTCAAAGACATCAATGTGTCCAAGAAGACACAGATAAGCAAAGTGGTTATAAAAGCTAACGACAACCTAAAAGT GTCTAAACACATGTTCTCTGAGGAACAGAGTAAAAAAGCTGAAGATCAGATGGATCGTGTGAAGGACTTTACATCATCAGACCCTGGTGTGTCTTCTGCTAAGGAGTGGCCTGCAGTCCAAAACCAAATG GTCCCAGAAGAGTCTGATGTTGATCATGAGCAAGCTGACGACTGTTTGATGAGTCCAGAGTACACTAAAGATATTTTTGTCTACCTCAGAAACCGAGAG GAGAAATTTGTCTTGACTGATTACATGCACACTCAACCAGACCTGAACGCAAGTATGAGAGGTATTCTGATCGACTGGATGGTGGAAGTCCAG GAAAACTTTGAGCTGACTCATGAAACTTTGTACCTGGCGGTGAAGCTGACGGATCACTACCTGTCCATCACAGAGGTGATGAGAGAATCGCTTCAGCTCATCGGATCCACGGCGATGCTCATCGCTGCCAAGTTTGAA GAACGCTGTCCTCCGGGGGTTGAAGACTTCCTGTACATTTGTGATGATGCTTATGAGAGACAGGAATTCCTTGTTATGGAAAGGAAAATTCTCCAAGGACTTAACTTTGACATTAACATCCCTGTGCCTTACACGTTCCTCAGGCGTTACGCAAAG GTGGCTCATGCTAGCATGGAGACGCTAACTTTAGCGCGCTATGTGTGTGAACTGAGCCTGATGGAGCTGGAGCTGGTGCCGGAGCGAGCGTCACGTTTAGCCTCCGCCTGCCTCCTCCTCGCCTCCATCACTAACAGCCTGGGACTCTGG ACGGTGGCGCTGCAGCACCACAGCGGTTACACACTGCGTGAACTCGGCCCGCTGGTCAGGAGACTGTACGCCATGCTGGCCTGTCCTGCAGACGAGAACCTCAGAGCCGTGGAGAACAAATACTCTGACAAGTAG